In Oryza sativa Japonica Group chromosome 8, ASM3414082v1, the sequence ACAGATTACAGAACAAATATTTGTTGGATCATGCCTACAAACAGAAAGAGATGTGAAAATGCTATCAGAGACTATGGTAGGTTCCTCACATATGCAATGACAAATCTCATAACTGGTACTTCGAAAGGCTTTTTGCGTGTCCTTTAATTATCAAATTAAGTTTCTGATATTTCAAAAGGCTTCAGGGTATCACTGCTGTTCTGAATTTTCAAAGTGAAAGTGAGCGCACCAATTGGGGAATCAATTCAGAGGCAATCAACAATTCTTGTCGCGAGAACAACATTTTGATGGTTAACTACCCTATACGGTAGGATATGGTTTTCTCTTTTTGTAAAAGATCATAGTGAAAAACCTATTTGACTCTTGTAGCATAATATATTTGTAGTTGTTATTGGCATGCTAAGCTTATCAGTCTAATATTCATCAAACTCAAGTGGCATTTCTGATTTAATTTTTTCAGAGAGGTTGATTCAATGGACCTGAGGAAGAAGCTTTCTTTCTGTGTTGGTCTTCTACTGCGGCTTATAAGGAAGAACTACCGCATATATGTGACTTGTACCACTGGATATGATAGATCACCAGCATGTGTGATTGCATATCTACATTGGGTGCAGGATACGCCTCTCCATATTGCTCACAAGTTCATCACTGGTTTGCACTCCTGTAGACCTGACAGGTGTTGTTAGTTGACATAATTTTCTTAATTGACTGGGCTTGATCCATCTGCATAAGCAGTGTTGATCCTTAATGTCCACATTTGTCTGAATATGCAGAGCTGCAATTGTGTGGGCAACATGGGATCTCATTGCACTAGTTGAAAACGGAAGACATGATGGTACTCCCACACATTCAGTATGCTTTGTTTGGAACAGTGGTCGGGAGGTACATTTTGCCTAATGCGGAATGCATCAATTAGCAGTGTACTTTTTGTCTAAAAAATCACTATTTTAGCTTGATATTCAGTAAACTGATGAAGTTGaattcacaatttttttctaGGGTGAGGATGTGGAATTGGTGGGGGATTTTACAAGTAACTGGAAAGACAAAGTAAAGTGTGACCACAAAGGTGGGTCAAGATATGAAGCTGAAATTCGACTTCGACATGGGAAGTAAGTAGTCAGTCCTTCGATCTTATATTTTCTAACCCAGAAGCATGTAACATTCTTATATGCCTTGGGCTCAACTTCATCATTGGCTGAAAAGGATAAGGAACATCATCTTCCTTCCATTTCTCCATTTCTGATCCCTTCACTGCTGATCAAGAGTTATCTGCAACTAACAACATTTTATTCAGGTACTATTACAAATTCATAGCAGGGGGCCAGTGGAGGCACTCGACTTCATTGCCAACAGAGACTGATGAACATGGGAATGTCAACAATGTTATCAGGGTTGGTGACATCGCTCGTATTCGGCCTGCTCCCAGCCAACTGCAGATAAGGGTATGCATCCCCAATTACTCACTTGCTCTAGTGACCCCAACTGAGAATATTTGTGTCTTAGCCCACCTGCCTATATGTACGCCAGACATTCATTCTCCTCGCTCCATTGTATCATTCATGCATATCAATTTTTATAGGTATATCTTATTCGATTTTTTTAATAGGTATAGGTttaacatataaaaaaaattgtgttttCTCCCATGTCAGGACCCAACTGTTGTCAAGGTCATAGAGAGGGCACTAACTGAGGACGAGCGATTCTTACTGGCCTTCGCTGCACGCCGCATGGCATTTGCAATCTGCCCAATCAGATTGTCTCCCAAGCAATGAACACATCATAATACCTACTGAGATGAACTGCAGCGAAAATTTCAGCCCTTTCAAGACGAACTGAGGCGCGGTATATCGATGTTCCTTCCCTTACATAGCAAAACTCATGTAACATTGGGACATTCGGGGCACCACCTGCCTGTTCAAATCAACTGGACATTGCTAGAGAGGGGTTGTGGACATTGCTCAGCAGTTCATCACAGTGCATACAACTTGTGTAACAGTGTAACTCTATGAACTGTAATATGAGATAAACTTCATTTTGGTCTATGCTGACACACTTCAGAATCAGAATCTCAGGTGCGAGAGACCATCATAAGCTCTGCCATTGATGTCAAGCTCTCATGGAATGGGTGAGATGACAACTTTCCCGGTGGCTCTCCCTGTCTCGAGGTAGGAGAAGGCCTCCACAACCTGTGAGAAGGCGAATGGCCCCTTGGGGTCCACCAGCGGCTTCACCTTCCCGGACTCCAGGTATGGGTTGAGCTTCTCCAACACCGACCCGTCGGAGGTGACCACGAACCGGAACCCCGGCGGCACGACGGCGCCGGTGAGCACCACCACGCTGCCCCCTTCCTTCACCACCTTGACGGCCTTCTCGCCCTGGCCTGGAACAccatggaagaagaagaaggtagCCAggtacatatgtaattagttgAGGGGTTTGAGGTTGGCATCTCGCCGGCGGTGAGTGGAGAGGGGGTCTTAccgacggcgtcgaggacgaCGTCGTACTTGTCCGGCAGGTCCTCGAAGTTCTCCTTGGTGTAGtcgatggcgacgtcggcgccgAGGCTCTTGAGGAGCTCCAGCTTGGgcgtgctcgccgtcgccgccaccttggACGCGCCGTACACGTGCTTGGCCAGCTGCAACGTACGGGAAGTTCGTTCAGGCCACGTGAATGTGAGGTGCAAATTAAGCTGATGGATGCTAATGCAGTGGTGGTGGGTGTCTGGCTGATTGACCTGGATGGCGAGggagccgacgccgccggcgccgccgaggatgAGGATGGACTTGCCGGCGGAGAAGCCGGCGCGCTCGAGGCCCTCGTGGGCGGTCTCGATGGCGAGCGGCAGCCCGGCGGCCTGCGCGAAGCCGAGGCTCTTGGGCTTGAGCGCCAGCAGCTTCTCCTCCACGGCGGTGTACTCCGCCAGCGACCCCGACTGCTTGGGCCCCTCCAGCGCCTTCTCGCTGATGTTGCCGTACACCTCGTCCCCTTCCTTCAGCCCCTTCACCTTCCTCCCGGCCTTCACCACCACGCCGGCCACGTCGTACCCCGGCACCGTCTGCGCCGCGCGTCACCATCAGCAGCTCAGCAATGgcggaggagattggaatgccATGTGCAGGAAGGATTAATAATTTGAGGAGAGGTGATCACCGGGAGAGGGGAGTCGGTGGCCTTGAACTTGCCGGCGCGGCGCTTGGCGTCGACGGGgttgagcgcggcggcggcgacgcgcaccAGCACCTGGTCGTCGGCGATGTCCGgcaccgccgcggcgtcgtTGAGCTTGAGCACGCTGCCGTCCCCGTAATCGTCGTACGCCCACGCCTTCATCGTCGCGGGCacctcgccggcctccgccgTGGTCACcgccggggacgacgacgacgcagccGCCACCACGCACCGGCCGCCACTGGCCGATCTCCTCGACACGGCAGCAATGGCGccactcctcgccgccgcggccaccgggaccgaggcagcggcggcgagcttaGCAGCGGTCGGCGGGAAGAGCGGGGAGCCGGTGGTGCATGGGTTGGCGAGcaccgaggaggagaggagggattgcatcgtcgtcgtcgtcgtcgtctccttgCTCTTGGTCTGCTCTGTTTTGCGCTGCTCTGCTGTGTTGAGTGTTGAGGAAGTGAGGTGTTATCCGTTGTGGCGGGAAGGAGTGGAGGGAAACACAcgagtgaggagaggagagggattcGATGATTCAGTGGAACCTTCGGGAGGAGCAAATCAGTTTGTGGTTCATTTTGAACGAGGACAGACGATACGTCCATGTTCGTTCCTACCAGTGAATCTCGGCCCGCTCGGttaagggcctgtttacttGGAAAAATAAATTACCCCAACATAtcatatcggatatacggacacacatttaaagtactctctccatactcgtaaaagaagtcgtttaggacaatatttaaatcaaaccttgggaatataaatcatgaataactctcaagttgttgagtttgaaaatgtaaaaattatttgaatagatttgtcttgaaaaatactgtcataaaagtatacatatatcaattttcaatgaatatttttatagaaaaaagaagtcaaagttgtattttagagaccgtgtcgatgttctaaacgacttcctttgtgAGTATGGAGCGAGTATTAAACTAGtgtaataacaaaacaaattacatattccgctaGGAAACAACGAGATTAATTtactaagcctaattaatccgttattagcaaatatttactgtagcaccacattatcaaatcatgacataattaggcttaaaagattcgtctggCATTTCCTGTCGAACtgtataattggtttttttttctacgtttaatactccatacatgtatccaaacatttgatgtaacAACGTAAAAAAATTTGTTTGAGAATTAAACAAACCCTAATTCCATGGAAGTTTCTAGTAATATATTTTCTAAATAACACGGTACAAAATTGGCACACGAACACACCCAGGAGATGTGAGGAATTCTCCTGTCACAAGTGAGAACGACACGACAAGTGGTATTTAAGTCGTCCAATTGGCTATTGCGGATCACACTAGTATTTATAAAACCTTACTGTTATCGCTGCTATCATGTATAGTAATTTTCTCAGTTTTTTAAAACCATGATATGTCTCGAGATAACCACACGATTTTTACAGTAATATGCAGGTAACCGTCATGACAGGAACGGTTACCTTGGCAGCTAGTAGGAGGTAGGACGTTCTCGACTTCTCGTGCGTTGGATCGATCAGAGAGGAAGGCGCCTTTACTTGCTCAAAGTTGGATGGACCAAACGAGGAAGGCCTAATTATGTACGGGGCGAGCGAACACCTTGCTCTGGGCCCGTTTCTTGCAGCCCATACACATTTGGTATgacataaactttttttttttggacggagggagtaccgtATAACTACTTGCTAGCTCTCTCAAACGTGCTCAATTATTGTGcggcttttatttttttgtcattttcaaccttattaAAGTttgatgttactaaattttagtaagaTAATAAACTAAATATGATGTTTCCAATGACAttctactaaaatttggtagttTCGAAATTTTCCTCTCATAAAAACACTACCAAAATTTAAAAGGGCATAAAACTAAACATCTCTAAAGCTACCAAAATTCCGTAATGTTAAAAA encodes:
- the LOC4345438 gene encoding phosphoglucan phosphatase LSF1, chloroplastic isoform X1, which translates into the protein MALHLTAAPTIAPSAAAACRSLAPMPPLPAVSCSSRWWRGRRRCVAVVAMAAAAAADGERPHGHAAEAGTGRMNLNEYMVAVDRPLGVRFALAVDGRVFVHSLKKGGNAEKSRIIMVGDTLKKAGSREGVGFVDIRDLGDTEMVLKETSGPCDLVLERPFAPFPIHQLHQNEDYHLLFNKGRVPLTSWNGALLSSKLNESSEGNGNPGFAIFSPRLLNSHGWAVLSSEQDGLNQRSTSLANRISEIVGLYSDEDDADTEWAHGSFPLEEYIKALDRAKGELYYNHSLGMQYSKITEQIFVGSCLQTERDVKMLSETMGITAVLNFQSESERTNWGINSEAINNSCRENNILMVNYPIREVDSMDLRKKLSFCVGLLLRLIRKNYRIYVTCTTGYDRSPACVIAYLHWVQDTPLHIAHKFITGLHSCRPDRAAIVWATWDLIALVENGRHDGTPTHSVCFVWNSGREGEDVELVGDFTSNWKDKVKCDHKGGSRYEAEIRLRHGKYYYKFIAGGQWRHSTSLPTETDEHGNVNNVIRVGDIARIRPAPSQLQIRDPTVVKVIERALTEDERFLLAFAARRMAFAICPIRLSPKQ
- the LOC4345439 gene encoding 2-methylene-furan-3-one reductase, which translates into the protein MQSLLSSSVLANPCTTGSPLFPPTAAKLAAAASVPVAAAARSGAIAAVSRRSASGGRCVVAAASSSSPAVTTAEAGEVPATMKAWAYDDYGDGSVLKLNDAAAVPDIADDQVLVRVAAAALNPVDAKRRAGKFKATDSPLPTVPGYDVAGVVVKAGRKVKGLKEGDEVYGNISEKALEGPKQSGSLAEYTAVEEKLLALKPKSLGFAQAAGLPLAIETAHEGLERAGFSAGKSILILGGAGGVGSLAIQLAKHVYGASKVAATASTPKLELLKSLGADVAIDYTKENFEDLPDKYDVVLDAVGQGEKAVKVVKEGGSVVVLTGAVVPPGFRFVVTSDGSVLEKLNPYLESGKVKPLVDPKGPFAFSQVVEAFSYLETGRATGKVVISPIP
- the LOC4345438 gene encoding phosphoglucan phosphatase LSF1, chloroplastic isoform X2, with the protein product MVLKETSGPCDLVLERPFAPFPIHQLHQNEDYHLLFNKGRVPLTSWNGALLSSKLNESSEGNGNPGFAIFSPRLLNSHGWAVLSSEQDGLNQRSTSLANRISEIVGLYSDEDDADTEWAHGSFPLEEYIKALDRAKGELYYNHSLGMQYSKITEQIFVGSCLQTERDVKMLSETMGITAVLNFQSESERTNWGINSEAINNSCRENNILMVNYPIREVDSMDLRKKLSFCVGLLLRLIRKNYRIYVTCTTGYDRSPACVIAYLHWVQDTPLHIAHKFITGLHSCRPDRAAIVWATWDLIALVENGRHDGTPTHSVCFVWNSGREGEDVELVGDFTSNWKDKVKCDHKGGSRYEAEIRLRHGKYYYKFIAGGQWRHSTSLPTETDEHGNVNNVIRVGDIARIRPAPSQLQIRDPTVVKVIERALTEDERFLLAFAARRMAFAICPIRLSPKQ